The proteins below come from a single Rhodothermales bacterium genomic window:
- a CDS encoding helix-turn-helix transcriptional regulator yields MADRRSARVFGAVLKRHRRAAGISQEKLAERAGLDRTSVGLLERGQRRPGLDTILDLGDGLGLAPGRLLDETCALLLEYSGVSSLPVGSST; encoded by the coding sequence ATGGCCGACCGGCGATCCGCACGCGTATTTGGGGCCGTGCTCAAGCGGCATCGGCGGGCTGCGGGCATTTCGCAGGAGAAGCTGGCCGAAAGAGCCGGCCTCGACCGGACCTCGGTCGGCCTGCTCGAGCGCGGCCAGCGGCGACCGGGACTGGACACAATCTTGGATCTCGGAGACGGCCTTGGCCTGGCGCCAGGCCGGCTTCTGGACGAGACCTGTGCCCTCCTCCTGGAGTACTCCGGCGTCTCATCGCTTCCGGTCGGCAGCTCAACGTGA
- a CDS encoding JAB domain-containing protein, with protein sequence MNRKTNKKQMELLKSERVQESAEAAKMETITRYRLALVREEDTPYEDVSLTHPKAVAEFLNSQLHDRPQEAMCAVYLDTRNRLIAWQIAYLGTLNRAAVEPRALLQMALLTNAAGIILAHNHPSGDPSPSAEDLAFTRRMAEAGDLIGIRLVDHLILASAEKWVSLRQRGAW encoded by the coding sequence ATGAACAGGAAGACCAACAAGAAGCAGATGGAGCTACTGAAGTCCGAGCGGGTCCAGGAGTCGGCCGAAGCCGCCAAGATGGAGACCATCACCCGCTACCGCCTCGCCCTGGTTCGTGAAGAAGACACGCCCTACGAAGACGTCTCGCTGACCCACCCCAAAGCCGTCGCCGAGTTCCTCAACAGCCAACTGCACGACCGTCCACAAGAAGCCATGTGCGCCGTCTACCTCGACACCCGCAACCGCCTCATCGCCTGGCAGATCGCCTACCTCGGCACCCTCAACCGGGCAGCCGTCGAACCCCGCGCCCTCCTCCAGATGGCTCTCCTGACCAACGCCGCTGGCATCATCCTCGCCCACAACCACCCCTCCGGCGATCCCTCCCCTAGCGCCGAAGACCTGGCCTTCACTCGCCGGATGGCTGAGGCCGGCGACCTCATCGGGATTCGGCTCGTGGATCACTTGATACTGGCTTCCGCAGAGAAGTGGGTGTCGCTCCGGCAGCGGGGGGCCTGGTAG